In the Deltaproteobacteria bacterium genome, CGGTTGTCGAGGTTATCGTCGACGACGAGAATGGATCCTGTGCTCATGTGGGCCGCACTCACATGTAGCAATGAATTCGATCGCGAACAACGTGGTAATTTTTGCGCGACAACGCGCCGCGCGATTGCTGGGCGTGCCCGACTACTTGAATTCTTCGGTGAAGAGCACCTGCTGCACGTACACGAAGCGCGGTGAGAGCGGGGGCAGGTTCGCCGCATTGTTGAATTCTGCGTCGTAGTCCCAGTTGCGCAGCGGCGGTGAGTACATTTGATTGTTCCACAAGCCGGTCACGTGCTGTGGATTGCCCAGGCTAACGAACGAGCCAAGGTAGTTGAAGTTGATGTTGCCCCAATTTTCGTTGAAGCGGGGATAGTTCTCCAGGCCGCCGTTGTACGTTGCCGTGCCGCCATTTGGCGTGGTCTCATCAACACCACCCAGGAAGGCGGTATTGATCGTTGTAGCGGTCGCGTTGCGGTTACCGCTACCATTGTCATCGATAGATTGCCGGTCGTTGGTGTGCACGCCGGCTCCCGGATTGGCCGCCGCTGCCCACCAGTTGTTTGAGAGCACGTTAATCGAATCACCCAAAATCGCGGCCGGCTGCTTGCCGGCGGCGATGGTGGCAAAACTATTGTAATCGCCTTGGACGTAGACCGCTTGATCGCTCACGACCGTAATCCCGGTCGGATCCGAACCCATCGCTGGAAAGGGGAGGGTGTTCGAGCCGAAGATGCGCACCCCATAGCGATTTGAGGCGAGACCGGACTCGGGGCCCTGCACCGAAAGAAACAACACGATTCCGCCGTCAGTGCGATCGGCGGGGTCGAAGAAGCGGCCGTTCGAGGGTAACGTCTGGTTGTAGGCGAGTAGATCCCGTACGTCGAGATTGAGGAGGTACATCCACTTACGCTCGCGGAAGTTGTAGAAGCCCCCGCGACGGTAGTCGGTGGCGCCGGTGGCGACCATTGTGGTGCCGGTACCGTAGACTCGATTGTCGCTGGCGAACGCGGGACTGTAGCAGACCGCGGTCGCATTGAAACACCCGAAAGCTGCCACGTGACCGTCGTCACAATTGCATCCGGCAGCGCCACCGAGGATCGGGCGGTCGGTGTAAAACAGCGGGCGCGTGCTGTTCGCCGGTCCAAACGAGCTGTTCGTGGCCATGAATGCTGTCAGGAGAGCCGTCTTCGCAACATCCTGTGTACCTGCGGCGTTCTGCACCTCGATGGTGAACTGATTTGGGGGAACGCTTCCAACTAGTGTGTTGTCCAAATTGAGGACTATCCGAAGATCAGCCTTTGTCCAGTACACGCCGCTGCCGCGCGCCGCGATATCGGGATCGGGAACCGAGATGCTCTCCAGCTGACTGGCCATGCTTCCCTTCCATTGAGCGACTTCGGCGGTGGGAACCTTGCGGGTACCGCCGGCGCTGCTCACGCCAGCGGGCGTTGACGGCGCGCCGGTGCAGTTCAGGCCGAGTGGGTCGAGATAGCCCGCCGTCGGCTGGAACGGGGAGGCTAAGTCTTCGAGTTTATCGACCGTTACGGTGCCAGGGTTGTCGCACGAGTTGGCGCGTTTGCGGCCGCGGTACATGTCGCCCTTGGCGCTGACTTGCACGTTCGGATTGGTTGCGGTGTCGGAGATGGTGAGGCTCGCGTTGTCGGCGCTGAGATAGAGATCGCCGTTGGTATGGACACGACCGTGCAAGTTCATGTCGCGGCCAGGGGCGATTTCCAGGTCCTTCTTGTAGAACGCGACGAACTGGAAGATGGGAATGTACCCGACTTTGAACTCAGCGTTGACGCGCGCTTCGACGTCGCTACTCGATGACGCCGTAGAGTTCGCGATATAGTCGTACTCCTGCGAGTTGAGGCCGCCGAACAGTTGCCCCGGCGGAATGATGATCACGGGCGCGGCGCCGCTTACGTACGCTGTTACGTCGCTGATCTGATAGTTCACGTTGCGCGAGCCGATAGAAATCGAGTGCGCGGCGAAGTCAGACCCGGTCGGCACATTGAAATTGAGGAAGATGTTGCGATAGTCGCCCATGCCGCGATTGAGGCCGGACTCGGCCGCGTAGAAGCCGGTAGTAGTGCGTTGGTACGCCCCGCGCAAAGCCGTATCCATGTTGGTCGAGGTGTTGAGCGCCACGGCCAAGCCCATCAGCATGGCCAAGATCATCATGACGGCGACCAGGGCGACGCCGGATTCGCTTCGACGATGGAGCGAAGACATCTGTAGCTCCTCAGCCGGGTAGCAAGTTGCGCGGTTTCGCGGAAACCGTGCGCGCTACCCGATAGTATTGGCCGGTGCTTAGCGTGCCGCGTGAACGGGCCGTGAGGGTGATAAAGATCTGGTTGACCAGAGCGAACTCCGTGTTGTTGGCCGGCACGTCGACTACGTCGCAACCGGCGGCCGAGGAGCAATTGCGCGCCAACTGGTACTGGAGCTGAAGATTCTCGATGCCGATGGCAAATGGTGTGGCGGTGGCACCATTGACCCCGAGCGCTAGCACCGGCAACGAGGGATTGCTGTTGTCAACCTTGTACTGCCGCTCATCAACAGCATAGACACCAGCGCCAGCCGGGTAGGCCGACGAAAGCGTGGTGCCCTTTGTCAGGGTATTGCCCGCTGTGTCGACGCCGGTGAGGTTGAAGAGTTCCCCAGAGAGGCAATTGTTGTTGCAGATGTAGACGCGCATGGTGCTGGTGAAGCCGCTCGCGACCTGCACCGGGATTGTCGCGGTCGAGGTCGCGATGTCGGCTATCGTCACGGTCCGCACGCAGGTTTCGTTGGGACGGACCAACCCAGTGCGAGTGACGATCTGATCCGTACCCGAATTGACGCTATCCAAGGTGACGAAGTCGCCGGTGACGGGTAAGCAAGCCCCACCCAAGCGGAGATCGCGGACCATCTCGTCCATCGAGGCGCGCAAGCCTTGCAGCGTCTCAGTACGAACGATCTGATCAGTAATCGTGGTGCGCGCTGCGACGAAGAACGCGCCGGCCACTGCCATGGCCATCGAGATGATGACGGTGGCGACGAGCAACTCTACCAGCGAGAAGCCGCGGCTACCGTTTGATGGCTGTATAGATTGCATTGATCGTATAGGTTTGGGCCCCGGCCGGCTCCGTCCAACTAACC is a window encoding:
- a CDS encoding pilus assembly PilX N-terminal domain-containing protein, with protein sequence MSSLHRRSESGVALVAVMMILAMLMGLAVALNTSTNMDTALRGAYQRTTTGFYAAESGLNRGMGDYRNIFLNFNVPTGSDFAAHSISIGSRNVNYQISDVTAYVSGAAPVIIIPPGQLFGGLNSQEYDYIANSTASSSSDVEARVNAEFKVGYIPIFQFVAFYKKDLEIAPGRDMNLHGRVHTNGDLYLSADNASLTISDTATNPNVQVSAKGDMYRGRKRANSCDNPGTVTVDKLEDLASPFQPTAGYLDPLGLNCTGAPSTPAGVSSAGGTRKVPTAEVAQWKGSMASQLESISVPDPDIAARGSGVYWTKADLRIVLNLDNTLVGSVPPNQFTIEVQNAAGTQDVAKTALLTAFMATNSSFGPANSTRPLFYTDRPILGGAAGCNCDDGHVAAFGCFNATAVCYSPAFASDNRVYGTGTTMVATGATDYRRGGFYNFRERKWMYLLNLDVRDLLAYNQTLPSNGRFFDPADRTDGGIVLFLSVQGPESGLASNRYGVRIFGSNTLPFPAMGSDPTGITVVSDQAVYVQGDYNSFATIAAGKQPAAILGDSINVLSNNWWAAAANPGAGVHTNDRQSIDDNGSGNRNATATTINTAFLGGVDETTPNGGTATYNGGLENYPRFNENWGNINFNYLGSFVSLGNPQHVTGLWNNQMYSPPLRNWDYDAEFNNAANLPPLSPRFVYVQQVLFTEEFK
- a CDS encoding type II secretion system protein, encoding MQSIQPSNGSRGFSLVELLVATVIISMAMAVAGAFFVAARTTITDQIVRTETLQGLRASMDEMVRDLRLGGACLPVTGDFVTLDSVNSGTDQIVTRTGLVRPNETCVRTVTIADIATSTATIPVQVASGFTSTMRVYICNNNCLSGELFNLTGVDTAGNTLTKGTTLSSAYPAGAGVYAVDERQYKVDNSNPSLPVLALGVNGATATPFAIGIENLQLQYQLARNCSSAAGCDVVDVPANNTEFALVNQIFITLTARSRGTLSTGQYYRVARTVSAKPRNLLPG